From Psychrobacillus sp. FSL K6-2836, a single genomic window includes:
- the ymfI gene encoding elongation factor P 5-aminopentanone reductase produces the protein MSKKFALVLGASGEIGQAICRNLAEAGWSMYLHYANNKESVEKLLTEFNESYPEQEFIVVQADMSNPNCIETIVDSVFTLQAIVFAQGHSLYKALEDTSLDDIRLLFQVHVEHPMALLGKLNSKLRKQASSSVIFVGSIWGDTGASFEVAYSAAKGAQHAFVKAYAKEVALQRTRVNVVAPGFVDTKMNAHIEEEDRQLILAEIPVGILGSTQDIANAVEFLTSDKANYITGQIIRVNGGWYI, from the coding sequence ATGAGTAAAAAATTTGCATTGGTGCTAGGTGCATCTGGTGAAATTGGTCAGGCGATATGTCGTAATCTCGCAGAAGCCGGTTGGTCCATGTACCTGCACTATGCTAATAACAAAGAAAGCGTAGAAAAGTTGTTAACAGAATTTAACGAGTCCTATCCTGAACAAGAGTTTATCGTTGTTCAAGCGGATATGAGTAACCCGAATTGTATAGAAACAATAGTCGATTCAGTCTTTACACTTCAAGCAATCGTATTTGCCCAAGGGCATAGTCTATACAAAGCTTTAGAGGACACTAGCTTAGATGATATCCGTCTATTGTTTCAAGTGCATGTGGAGCATCCTATGGCTTTATTGGGAAAACTAAATAGTAAGCTTCGTAAACAAGCTAGTAGTTCAGTTATATTTGTAGGAAGTATATGGGGAGATACAGGTGCTTCTTTTGAAGTGGCCTACTCTGCTGCTAAAGGAGCCCAGCATGCCTTTGTAAAGGCCTATGCGAAAGAGGTTGCCTTACAGCGAACAAGAGTAAATGTGGTTGCCCCAGGGTTTGTCGATACAAAAATGAACGCTCATATTGAAGAAGAAGATCGACAGCTAATCCTTGCAGAAATTCCTGTTGGTATTTTGGGATCCACTCAAGATATAGCGAATGCCGTCGAATTTTTAACGAGTGATAAGGCGAATTATATAACAGGTCAAATTATTCGGGTTAACGGTGGATGGTATATTTGA
- a CDS encoding DUF3388 domain-containing protein, which yields MASEWFFEYEIQVNRPGLLGDISSLLGMLRVNIVTINGVDEGRRGMLIKAEKKENIERFEHIASTMETIQLTKFREPKLRDRLAVRHGRYIQRDADDKKTFRFVRNELGLLVDFMAEIFKQEGHKLIGIRGMPRVGKTESVVAASVCANKKWIFLSSTMIKQTIRSQLAGDEFSDRNIFILDGIVTRKSNDEKHLQLVREMMRMPTIKVVEHPDMFIQHSEYSIDDFDYIIELRHTPDEQITYEMMEKNHGMSDKGMTGFGGFGGFNF from the coding sequence ATGGCTAGTGAATGGTTTTTTGAATATGAAATTCAAGTTAATCGTCCAGGACTTTTAGGTGACATTTCTTCTTTACTTGGTATGCTTCGAGTTAATATTGTAACGATCAATGGTGTAGATGAAGGCAGACGGGGTATGCTTATTAAAGCAGAGAAAAAAGAAAACATTGAACGTTTTGAACATATTGCTTCCACTATGGAAACGATTCAATTGACTAAATTTAGGGAACCTAAGCTTAGAGATCGTCTTGCAGTTCGTCATGGTAGATATATTCAACGTGACGCAGACGATAAAAAAACATTTAGATTTGTTCGTAATGAACTTGGTCTTCTAGTAGATTTTATGGCAGAAATTTTTAAACAAGAAGGTCATAAACTTATTGGAATTAGAGGAATGCCCCGAGTAGGCAAGACGGAATCGGTGGTGGCAGCAAGTGTATGTGCAAACAAAAAGTGGATATTCCTGTCTTCTACAATGATCAAGCAAACAATTAGAAGTCAATTGGCAGGAGACGAGTTTAGCGATCGTAATATTTTTATATTAGATGGTATTGTAACGAGAAAATCTAATGATGAAAAGCATCTTCAGTTAGTAAGAGAAATGATGCGGATGCCGACTATCAAGGTTGTGGAACATCCTGATATGTTCATCCAACATTCTGAGTATTCTATTGATGATTTTGACTATATTATCGAGCTTCGTCACACTCCTGACGAACAAATCACATATGAAATGATGGAAAAAAACCACGGAATGTCTGACAAAGGAATGACAGGCTTTGGCGGATTTGGTGGATTCAATTTTTAA
- the rny gene encoding ribonuclease Y, translating to MTEIIISALLGLIVGAVVGYIYLKNVNDSKVTGAKQSSAIIIDEAKREAEALKKEALLEAKDETHKLRNEAESDIRERRGELQKQENRLLQREENLDRKDDALNKREVGLERKEDALTERQQHIEQKESKVDELVKKQQTELERISTLTREEAKTIILQEVENELATDIAVMTKESETRAKEESDKKSREILSLALQRFAADHVAETTVSVVNLPNDEMKGRIIGREGRNIRTLETLTGIDLIIDDTPEAVILSGFDPIRRETARLALEKLVQDGRIHPARIEEMVEKSRREVDEQIREIGEQTTFDIGVHNLHPDLMKILGRLRYRTSYGQNVLKHSTEVAYLAGLLAAELGEDVTLARRAGLLHDIGKAIDHEVEGSHVEIGVELATKYKEHPVVINSIASHHGDTEATSVIAVLVAAADALSAARPGARSETLENYIRRLEKLEEISESYEGVEKSFAIQAGREIRIMVRPDQIDDLTAHRLARDIRKRIEEELDYPGHIKVTVIRETRAVEYAK from the coding sequence ATGACAGAAATTATCATCTCCGCTTTGCTTGGTCTGATTGTCGGTGCCGTTGTTGGTTATATTTATCTGAAAAACGTGAACGATTCAAAAGTGACTGGTGCAAAACAATCTTCAGCAATCATCATAGATGAAGCAAAGCGAGAAGCGGAAGCGTTGAAGAAAGAAGCACTTTTAGAAGCCAAAGATGAAACTCACAAATTACGAAATGAAGCAGAATCTGACATCCGTGAACGCCGAGGCGAACTGCAAAAACAGGAAAATCGGTTATTACAAAGAGAAGAGAATCTTGATCGTAAAGATGATGCTCTAAACAAGAGAGAAGTAGGTCTTGAGCGTAAAGAAGATGCTCTAACTGAAAGACAACAGCATATCGAACAGAAAGAAAGCAAAGTGGATGAACTAGTTAAAAAGCAACAAACTGAACTAGAAAGAATTTCTACTTTAACTCGAGAAGAAGCGAAAACAATTATTCTTCAAGAAGTAGAAAATGAACTTGCTACGGATATTGCTGTGATGACAAAGGAATCGGAGACTAGAGCTAAAGAAGAATCCGATAAAAAATCTCGTGAGATTCTTTCCCTTGCGTTACAACGTTTTGCAGCAGACCATGTTGCTGAAACAACTGTTTCTGTAGTCAACTTACCAAATGATGAGATGAAAGGTCGCATTATTGGGCGTGAAGGACGAAACATTCGTACACTTGAAACGTTAACTGGTATTGATTTAATCATCGATGATACGCCAGAAGCTGTAATTCTTTCAGGCTTTGATCCAATTCGAAGAGAAACTGCCCGTTTAGCACTTGAAAAACTGGTACAGGATGGACGGATTCATCCTGCACGAATCGAAGAAATGGTAGAAAAGTCTAGAAGAGAAGTAGATGAGCAAATTCGCGAAATTGGTGAACAAACTACATTCGATATTGGGGTTCATAATTTACATCCAGATCTTATGAAAATTCTAGGTAGACTCCGTTATCGTACAAGCTATGGTCAAAATGTGTTAAAACACTCAACAGAAGTTGCTTATTTAGCTGGTCTATTAGCGGCGGAACTTGGTGAAGATGTAACACTTGCAAGACGTGCAGGGTTATTACATGACATTGGGAAAGCAATTGACCATGAAGTGGAAGGTAGCCATGTAGAAATTGGTGTCGAGCTAGCAACAAAATACAAAGAACATCCAGTAGTTATTAATAGTATTGCTTCCCATCACGGGGATACAGAAGCTACTTCTGTTATTGCCGTATTAGTGGCAGCTGCCGATGCATTATCTGCAGCAAGACCAGGGGCGAGAAGTGAAACATTAGAAAACTACATTCGTCGTTTGGAAAAACTTGAGGAAATTTCTGAGTCCTATGAAGGCGTAGAAAAATCTTTTGCTATTCAAGCAGGACGAGAAATTCGTATTATGGTTCGTCCAGATCAAATTGATGACCTAACTGCTCATCGTTTGGCAAGAGATATCCGTAAACGAATTGAAGAAGAATTAGATTATCCAGGTCATATAAAAGTTACTGTTATTAGAGAAACTAGAGCTGTAGAATATGCTAAATAA
- the pgsA gene encoding CDP-diacylglycerol--glycerol-3-phosphate 3-phosphatidyltransferase — protein sequence MNIPNQISLFRIFLIPIFMFFMLVDFNWGDITILGATIPVGHLVGAIIFIIASITDFIDGYYARKYNLVTNMGKFLDPLADKLLVSAALIILVQFGMAPAWVVILIISREFAVTGLRLILANEGEVVAANQLGKIKMWTQIVAVCSLLLGNIFFEMFHIPFDMIMLYVCLFFTVWSGWDYFYLNRKVLLDSK from the coding sequence ATGAATATACCAAACCAAATATCTTTGTTTCGTATATTTTTAATCCCTATTTTTATGTTTTTTATGCTAGTTGACTTCAATTGGGGAGACATTACAATACTAGGGGCAACTATTCCAGTTGGACATTTGGTAGGAGCAATTATTTTCATAATTGCATCGATTACTGACTTTATCGATGGGTATTACGCTAGAAAATATAACTTGGTTACGAATATGGGGAAATTTCTTGACCCTCTAGCAGACAAATTATTAGTTTCTGCCGCTTTAATCATTTTAGTTCAGTTTGGAATGGCGCCAGCTTGGGTAGTTATATTAATTATTAGCCGCGAGTTTGCAGTGACTGGTCTTCGTTTGATATTAGCGAATGAAGGAGAAGTAGTGGCTGCCAATCAATTAGGGAAAATTAAAATGTGGACACAAATAGTTGCGGTTTGTTCTCTTTTATTGGGTAATATATTCTTTGAAATGTTCCATATTCCTTTTGATATGATCATGCTATATGTATGTCTATTCTTTACAGTTTGGTCTGGATGGGATTATTTTTATTTGAATCGTAAGGTGTTACTAGATTCTAAGTAG
- a CDS encoding helix-turn-helix domain-containing protein: MTELGARLKEARTAKGYSIEDLQEITKIQKRYLAGIEEGNYATMPGAFYVRAFIKQYAEAVGLNGDELLETYKSDIPSPSNEEVTKSIPTTPSRRALGGRSTSKLMEIFPMVMVVVFVIAIIVMSWFLFQNRPDDSEEAVTNDELLQEQKPTFEDNENVKPDDVEEPVEEEAMEEVEEEPKPTQQLSFIDLQGVTSNYTLANAESYLVKLVAENTTWLNIRDENDKILVDQSVKAGETFEFDANAFSKIRIRLGHAPGNTVTINDEVVEFKSTEVTQNVVIQFNK, encoded by the coding sequence TTGACTGAACTTGGGGCTCGCTTAAAAGAAGCGAGAACAGCAAAGGGTTATAGTATTGAGGATTTGCAAGAAATAACAAAAATTCAAAAACGATACTTGGCAGGTATTGAAGAAGGTAACTATGCAACTATGCCAGGTGCATTTTATGTTCGTGCATTTATTAAACAGTATGCAGAGGCTGTTGGATTAAACGGAGACGAATTATTAGAAACATATAAATCAGATATTCCCTCTCCATCCAATGAGGAAGTTACAAAGAGTATTCCCACAACTCCGTCTAGAAGAGCTTTGGGCGGACGATCAACTAGTAAGTTGATGGAGATTTTCCCAATGGTTATGGTAGTGGTATTTGTAATTGCAATTATCGTAATGTCTTGGTTTTTATTTCAAAATAGACCGGATGATTCAGAAGAAGCTGTTACAAACGACGAGTTACTACAAGAGCAAAAACCGACGTTTGAGGACAATGAAAATGTAAAACCTGATGATGTAGAAGAGCCAGTTGAGGAAGAAGCTATGGAAGAGGTAGAAGAAGAACCAAAGCCTACTCAACAGCTAAGTTTCATCGATTTGCAAGGTGTAACTTCAAATTATACTTTAGCCAATGCGGAAAGCTATTTAGTAAAATTGGTCGCAGAAAATACTACATGGTTGAATATTAGGGATGAAAATGACAAAATTCTTGTGGATCAATCAGTGAAGGCTGGAGAAACCTTCGAATTTGATGCAAATGCATTTTCTAAAATCCGTATACGTCTTGGACATGCGCCTGGGAATACTGTTACAATAAATGACGAAGTGGTAGAGTTTAAAAGCACGGAAGTTACTCAAAATGTAGTAATACAGTTCAACAAATAG
- a CDS encoding competence/damage-inducible protein A: protein MKAEIIAVGSELLLGQISNTNARFISTQLAEIGLDVYYHTVVGDNADRLLESIQIAEKRADLIIFTGGLGPTKDDLTKETIAKHLGMNLVLDNHAIIYIEDFFKRMNRKMTENNKKQALVLEGCTVLENKHGMAPGMLLSTESHSYILLPGPPKEMEPMFQFEAKPLLPKLLLDENVIMSHVIRFYGIGEAELETEVQDLLDNQTNPTLAPLASDGEVTLRLTAKSNSEEEAWKKIETLQAEILNRVGKFVYGYNNDSLPSKLREILIENDLTISAAESMTAGLFQSELAAVPGMGEALVGGMITYTEDVKIKQLGVNADIIEKYSVVSSQCAEQMALRVKEIFQTDIGVGITGAAGPDGHGGQPAGTIWIGIAIGDTKSVTYKLNLSGLRNTNRIRAVKFTIHYLIRLLREQKIAGI from the coding sequence ATGAAAGCAGAAATTATTGCAGTGGGCTCAGAGTTATTACTAGGACAGATTTCTAATACAAATGCCCGTTTTATATCCACTCAACTAGCAGAGATTGGTCTGGACGTATATTATCATACTGTAGTCGGAGATAATGCGGATAGGCTGTTAGAATCGATTCAAATAGCAGAAAAACGAGCAGACCTAATTATTTTCACAGGCGGATTAGGTCCTACTAAAGATGATTTAACAAAGGAAACTATAGCCAAGCATCTAGGTATGAACTTAGTGCTAGATAATCATGCAATCATATATATTGAAGATTTCTTTAAGCGCATGAATCGTAAAATGACGGAAAACAACAAAAAACAAGCACTTGTTTTAGAAGGGTGCACCGTCCTTGAGAATAAACATGGAATGGCGCCGGGAATGTTACTTTCTACTGAAAGTCATTCATATATACTACTTCCCGGACCTCCAAAAGAGATGGAGCCTATGTTCCAATTCGAAGCGAAGCCATTGTTACCTAAGCTCCTTTTGGATGAAAATGTTATTATGTCCCATGTTATCCGGTTCTATGGGATAGGAGAAGCGGAATTGGAAACAGAAGTTCAGGATCTGCTAGACAACCAAACGAATCCAACGCTTGCGCCACTTGCCTCTGATGGTGAGGTTACACTACGATTAACGGCAAAAAGTAATTCGGAAGAGGAAGCTTGGAAAAAAATTGAAACATTACAAGCTGAAATCCTCAACCGTGTTGGCAAATTTGTTTATGGCTATAATAATGACTCTTTACCATCAAAGCTGAGAGAAATTCTTATTGAAAATGACCTCACTATTTCAGCAGCAGAGAGCATGACGGCAGGACTATTTCAATCGGAGCTTGCTGCAGTACCGGGAATGGGAGAAGCTTTGGTAGGTGGGATGATTACCTATACAGAAGATGTGAAGATTAAGCAATTAGGTGTTAATGCTGATATTATCGAGAAGTATAGCGTAGTTTCTAGTCAATGTGCAGAGCAAATGGCGCTTCGAGTAAAAGAAATATTTCAGACCGATATAGGAGTAGGTATTACTGGAGCAGCTGGTCCAGATGGTCATGGGGGCCAACCTGCAGGTACAATTTGGATTGGTATTGCAATAGGTGATACCAAGTCTGTAACATATAAACTTAATCTATCAGGTTTACGAAACACGAATAGAATTAGAGCAGTGAAGTTTACGATCCATTATTTGATACGTTTACTACGAGAACAAAAAATTGCAGGAATTTAA
- a CDS encoding stage V sporulation protein S, translating into MDSLKVSSRSNPNSVAGALVAVIREQGYAEMQAVGAGALNQAIKAIAIARGFVAPSGTDLTCSPAFTDIIISGEDRTALKLLVEKKAK; encoded by the coding sequence GTGGATTCTTTAAAAGTATCTTCCCGTTCAAACCCAAATTCAGTTGCTGGGGCATTAGTTGCAGTAATTAGAGAACAAGGGTATGCAGAAATGCAAGCAGTAGGAGCAGGAGCATTAAATCAGGCTATCAAAGCGATAGCAATTGCCAGAGGATTCGTAGCCCCAAGTGGAACAGATTTAACTTGTTCTCCAGCTTTCACCGATATTATCATATCTGGTGAAGATCGAACAGCTCTAAAGTTACTTGTTGAAAAAAAGGCAAAATAG
- a CDS encoding 2-oxoacid:acceptor oxidoreductase subunit alpha, whose amino-acid sequence MLQQLSWKVGGQQGEGIESTGEIFSMAMNRLGYYLYGYRHFSSRIKGGHTNNKICVRPTQVRTIPDDLDILVAFDQETIDVNYKELTEKSIILADAKFSPVELEDCKAPMYIVPFTEIAAELGTSLMKNMVAIGASAALLNLDKAVFQGVVDEIFGKKGQEVVEKNMQAIQQGFDTMAEQLGDRIGEWEIAPADGKHRMFMIGNDAIAFGALAAGVRFMAAYPITPASEIMEYMIKKLPLFGGAVIQTEDEIAAATMAIGSNYGGVRAFTASAGPGLSLMMEAIGLSGMTEQPLVIVDTQRGGPSTGLPTKQEQSDLMQMIYGTHGEIPKVVIAPSTGEEAFYDTIQAFNIAEELQLPVIILSDLQLSLGKQTVEPFDYSKVEIRRGKLVESDEIPVAEDKSYFKRFEVTEDGVSPRVLPGTEHAIHHVTGVEHDETGKPSEASTNRKAQMDKRLGKLKHINFNEPVYVNAPYEEADILFVGFNSTRGVLEELQQTLIESDVKVNHAHIRLIHPFPVEEIQSLVAKAKKVVVVENNATGQLASIIKMNVGGHDKLVSVTKYDGTPFLPLQLAKQVKELLTDGNI is encoded by the coding sequence ATGTTGCAACAGCTTTCTTGGAAAGTAGGAGGGCAGCAAGGAGAGGGTATTGAAAGTACAGGAGAAATATTCTCTATGGCGATGAACCGCCTAGGATATTATCTATACGGATACCGTCATTTCTCTTCTCGAATTAAAGGTGGCCATACAAACAATAAAATCTGTGTACGTCCGACGCAAGTTCGTACAATACCAGATGATTTAGATATTTTAGTAGCATTTGATCAAGAAACAATCGATGTCAATTACAAAGAGTTAACTGAAAAAAGTATTATTTTGGCAGACGCAAAATTCTCCCCAGTAGAACTCGAAGATTGTAAGGCACCAATGTATATTGTTCCTTTCACAGAGATAGCTGCAGAGCTTGGAACATCTCTTATGAAAAATATGGTAGCAATTGGGGCAAGTGCCGCATTACTTAATTTGGATAAAGCTGTATTCCAAGGTGTTGTAGATGAAATTTTTGGGAAAAAAGGACAAGAAGTAGTAGAAAAAAATATGCAAGCTATTCAACAAGGCTTCGATACTATGGCTGAACAGCTGGGAGATCGTATTGGAGAATGGGAAATTGCTCCTGCAGATGGAAAACACCGTATGTTCATGATTGGCAATGATGCAATTGCATTTGGTGCATTAGCAGCAGGTGTTCGCTTTATGGCAGCGTATCCAATCACTCCTGCATCGGAAATTATGGAGTATATGATTAAAAAGCTACCACTATTTGGTGGAGCTGTTATTCAAACAGAGGATGAAATTGCCGCTGCTACAATGGCAATTGGTTCTAACTATGGTGGTGTACGTGCTTTCACTGCCTCTGCAGGTCCAGGGCTATCACTTATGATGGAAGCAATTGGTCTTTCAGGCATGACCGAACAACCACTTGTAATAGTTGATACACAACGTGGAGGCCCTTCGACAGGTTTACCAACAAAACAGGAACAATCGGATCTTATGCAAATGATCTATGGAACGCATGGAGAAATTCCTAAAGTAGTAATTGCTCCAAGTACTGGAGAAGAAGCATTCTACGATACGATTCAAGCATTTAACATTGCAGAGGAATTGCAGCTTCCTGTAATTATTTTATCAGATTTACAATTGTCACTTGGTAAACAAACAGTGGAGCCTTTTGATTATTCAAAGGTTGAAATCCGTCGTGGTAAATTAGTAGAAAGTGATGAAATTCCTGTAGCTGAAGATAAATCGTACTTCAAGCGTTTTGAAGTAACGGAAGATGGCGTATCACCACGCGTTCTACCGGGTACAGAGCATGCTATTCATCATGTAACTGGAGTTGAGCATGATGAAACGGGTAAACCATCTGAAGCGTCTACAAATCGTAAAGCTCAAATGGATAAACGTTTAGGAAAGCTTAAGCATATTAACTTTAATGAGCCAGTATATGTAAATGCACCATACGAAGAAGCAGATATACTATTCGTTGGCTTCAACTCTACTAGAGGTGTGCTAGAAGAATTACAGCAAACACTTATTGAAAGTGATGTTAAAGTAAATCATGCACATATTCGTTTAATTCATCCATTCCCAGTGGAGGAAATACAATCACTAGTTGCGAAAGCGAAAAAAGTCGTAGTAGTCGAAAATAATGCAACAGGACAATTAGCAAGTATCATTAAAATGAATGTTGGCGGTCATGATAAATTGGTCAGTGTTACGAAATATGATGGCACACCATTTTTACCATTACAGCTTGCAAAACAAGTAAAGGAGTTGCTAACAGATGGTAACATTTAA
- the recA gene encoding recombinase RecA → MANNDRKAALDMALKQIEKQFGKGSVMKLGEKTNLEISTSSSGSLALDAALGIGGYPRGRIIEIYGPESSGKTTVALHAIAEIQKTGGQAAFIDAEHALDPVYAQKLGVNIDELLLSQPDTGEQALEIAEALVRSGAIEILVIDSVAALVPKAEIEGEMGDSHMGLQARLMSQALRKLSGVISKSNTIAIFINQVREKIGVMFGNPETTTGGRALKFYSSVRLEVRRAEAIKQGTDIMGNKTKIKVVKNKVAPPFKTAEVDIMYGEGISQEGEVVDIGSEFDIIQKSGSWYAYNEERIGQGRENAKQYLKENPSIKAEITGKIRESLGMAASALTIGGHEIEEEEDEEFELLLDEK, encoded by the coding sequence TTGGCTAATAACGATCGCAAAGCAGCATTAGATATGGCGTTAAAACAAATAGAGAAACAATTTGGTAAAGGTTCTGTTATGAAATTAGGAGAAAAAACAAATCTTGAAATTTCAACTTCTTCTAGTGGTTCTTTAGCATTGGATGCTGCACTAGGGATAGGCGGATATCCAAGAGGACGTATTATTGAAATATATGGTCCAGAGAGTTCAGGTAAAACAACCGTTGCTCTACACGCCATTGCAGAAATACAAAAAACTGGTGGTCAAGCAGCATTTATCGATGCTGAGCATGCATTAGATCCAGTTTATGCGCAAAAACTTGGTGTAAATATTGATGAATTACTTTTATCTCAACCAGATACAGGGGAGCAAGCGCTTGAAATAGCGGAAGCACTTGTACGTAGTGGAGCAATTGAAATTTTAGTAATTGACTCGGTAGCAGCTTTAGTACCTAAAGCTGAAATTGAAGGAGAGATGGGAGATTCACATATGGGTCTTCAAGCTCGACTAATGTCTCAAGCATTACGTAAACTTTCAGGTGTTATTAGTAAGTCAAACACAATCGCCATTTTCATCAACCAAGTTCGTGAAAAAATTGGAGTAATGTTCGGAAATCCGGAAACTACAACAGGTGGTCGTGCGCTTAAATTCTATAGTTCTGTCCGTTTAGAAGTAAGACGTGCAGAAGCGATCAAACAAGGCACCGATATTATGGGGAACAAAACGAAGATTAAAGTTGTAAAGAACAAAGTAGCTCCACCATTTAAAACGGCAGAAGTAGATATTATGTATGGTGAAGGGATTTCTCAAGAAGGAGAAGTAGTTGACATAGGATCAGAGTTTGACATTATTCAAAAAAGTGGTTCTTGGTATGCGTACAATGAAGAGCGCATAGGTCAAGGTAGAGAAAATGCAAAACAATACTTAAAAGAAAATCCTTCTATTAAAGCAGAAATTACAGGGAAAATCCGTGAATCACTTGGAATGGCAGCAAGTGCCTTAACGATCGGCGGTCATGAGATCGAAGAGGAAGAAGACGAAGAATTTGAATTATTATTAGATGAAAAATAA
- a CDS encoding 2-oxoacid:ferredoxin oxidoreductase subunit beta has protein sequence MVTFKDFRNNVKPNWCPGCGDFSVQAAIQRAAANVGIQPHDLAVISGIGCSGRISGYIHSYGFHGIHGRALPIAQGLKMANKDLHVIASGGDGDGFAIGMGHTIHSIRRNIDITYVVMDNQIYGLTKGQTSPRSAEGFKTKSTPGGAIEPSVQPLELALTSGATFVAQGFSSDIKELTAIIEAGINHKGFSFINVFSPCVTYNKVNTYDWFKEHLTKLSNVEEYDSTSREEAMKVVMENKGLVTGIIYQDKNAPSYQEQVPGYAPTPLVDQNLKMSEQEFNALIQDFM, from the coding sequence ATGGTAACATTTAAAGATTTTCGTAATAACGTAAAACCTAACTGGTGTCCAGGTTGTGGTGACTTCTCGGTGCAGGCAGCAATTCAACGTGCTGCAGCAAATGTTGGCATTCAACCACATGATTTAGCTGTAATTTCTGGTATCGGCTGTTCTGGGCGAATTTCCGGATACATTCATTCGTATGGTTTTCATGGCATTCATGGTCGTGCACTTCCAATAGCTCAAGGATTGAAAATGGCAAACAAAGATTTACACGTTATCGCTTCTGGCGGTGATGGTGATGGATTTGCAATAGGGATGGGTCATACAATTCATTCTATTCGTCGTAATATTGATATAACATATGTTGTGATGGACAACCAAATCTACGGATTAACTAAAGGTCAAACGTCCCCACGATCAGCAGAAGGCTTTAAAACGAAGTCAACTCCTGGTGGAGCTATTGAACCATCCGTTCAACCATTAGAACTTGCCCTTACATCTGGAGCAACATTTGTAGCGCAAGGATTTTCTTCCGATATTAAAGAACTAACTGCTATTATCGAAGCAGGGATCAATCATAAAGGCTTCTCGTTTATCAATGTATTTAGCCCATGTGTAACATACAACAAAGTAAACACGTATGATTGGTTTAAAGAACATTTAACAAAGCTTTCTAATGTTGAAGAATATGACTCTACAAGCAGAGAAGAAGCTATGAAAGTAGTAATGGAAAATAAAGGACTTGTAACAGGTATCATTTATCAAGATAAAAACGCACCATCCTACCAAGAGCAAGTTCCTGGTTACGCGCCAACCCCACTTGTCGATCAAAATTTGAAGATGAGTGAACAGGAATTCAACGCTTTAATTCAAGACTTTATGTGA
- a CDS encoding TIGR00282 family metallophosphoesterase: protein MKILFIGDIVGSIGRDTLEDYLPRLKRKYDVDVVIANGENAAAGRGITKSIFQSLLHMGVDVVTMGNHTWDQKEIMDFIDDTDYLIRPANFSEDAPGKGMTSISKGGHTISVINMHGRTFLPPHDDPFKMATKMVEEAKKLSPIVFVDFHAEATSEKIAFGWHLDGNASVVVGTHTHVQTADSRILPGGTAYITDVGMTGPYDGVLGMKKEDVLYRFQTNMPTRFEVPKTGRTVLSGFFVEVDNSTGKAIHQERIYINEDYPFKG from the coding sequence ATGAAAATATTATTTATAGGTGATATCGTTGGATCTATCGGCCGCGATACGTTAGAAGATTATTTACCAAGACTAAAAAGAAAATATGATGTGGACGTAGTTATTGCTAATGGAGAGAATGCAGCTGCAGGTCGTGGGATTACGAAAAGTATTTTTCAGTCATTGCTCCATATGGGAGTCGACGTAGTAACAATGGGCAACCATACTTGGGATCAAAAAGAAATTATGGATTTTATTGATGACACGGACTATTTAATCCGTCCTGCGAACTTTTCAGAGGACGCTCCTGGTAAAGGGATGACTTCCATCTCTAAAGGTGGTCATACCATTTCAGTGATCAATATGCATGGCCGCACATTTTTACCACCCCATGATGATCCATTTAAAATGGCTACGAAAATGGTTGAAGAAGCCAAAAAACTATCACCTATAGTCTTTGTAGACTTTCATGCAGAAGCTACAAGTGAAAAGATCGCATTTGGTTGGCATTTAGATGGAAATGCTTCTGTTGTCGTAGGAACACATACACATGTTCAAACAGCAGATTCTCGCATATTACCAGGTGGAACTGCTTATATAACAGACGTTGGTATGACAGGTCCATACGATGGTGTCCTAGGCATGAAAAAAGAAGATGTACTCTACCGTTTTCAAACGAATATGCCCACTCGTTTTGAAGTACCTAAGACTGGACGTACTGTACTTAGCGGTTTCTTCGTGGAAGTAGACAATTCCACTGGGAAAGCAATACACCAAGAACGAATTTATATAAACGAGGATTACCCGTTTAAAGGCTAA